From the genome of Phoenix dactylifera cultivar Barhee BC4 unplaced genomic scaffold, palm_55x_up_171113_PBpolish2nd_filt_p 000143F, whole genome shotgun sequence:
GATGGTATCGCTTCTTGACTTgagaattatatatttatatttgtgcTGTTCATTCTGTGATGGGATTGGATAGTTTCTTTCCGCGAAGGAGTCGGGTCCTGTGAAGCTGGGAGATCTGCCACCGATGATGGTGAAGTTGAAGGGTCTCAATGAGTTGCTCACCGAGCAAGAAATAACGGCGATCTTGGGCGAGTCGTATCCTGACACCAACAAAGATATAGACTTTGAGTCATTCCTTCGGGTATTGTTCTTGAGCTTTGGGTCATTGTTTCTTGGTCGAAGTTTATGTATGATGAGAGTCGGGGAAAGATTGATGGAGCAGAGTTGATTTCTTGGGCAGGTATATTTGAATCTACAAGCGAGGGCAGCAGACAAATTGGGCAGCACGAAGAACTCCTCATCATTCTTGAAAGCAACGACCACCACACTCCTTCACACCATTAATGAATCAGAGAAGGCATCGTATGTGGCGCATATAAACAGTTATCTTGGGGAGGATTCATTTCTGAAGAAGTATCTGCCTCTCGACCCTGCCTCCAATGATCTGTTCAACCTTGTGAGGGATGGTGTCCTCCTCTGGTGAGTTATTGTTCTGTACGTTGTATATTTGTTTGACAAAGCTTGAGAGAAGAAACAGATAGTTATGATTGCTTTTGCATGTCAATGTTTGCAATTCTGTTCTGTAAATGCTACTGGTTTTTAGTAAGAGACCTGATTTTATCCACAACTATCAATAACAAAAAGTTCTCTGATATGATTTAGTAAATTGATCAATGTTGCGGTGCCGGGGACAATAGATGAAAGGGCAATCAATACGAAACGAGTACTcaatccatgggagaggaatgAGAATCACACTCTTTGCCTTAATTCTGCAAAGGCTATTGGGTGCACCGTGGTTAACATTGGAACACAGGATTTGGTTGAAGGGAGGGTAAGTGCGAGTGAAGTTGTCATTTGATAAAATGGCCATCTAATTTAATATTTCCTTTTTGGCTTCATTAGTTTTGGTGTAATTATTTATAAGTTTTTCTGGTCAAGTATCTTCTTGCTTGCTTTTGTTTTGAGGAAAAATATCCAGCTTGGACAACATGTTTGACAAAGACacctaccattttttttttatcttcttgcttgtgttattaaaatgaattgaatagttttttttatttagttattACCCATTAGTTAGTGCAACTTGTATCATAACCAAGCGTTGTCCCAACTATTTGGTTGATGCTCGTTGTGCAAATGTTCCTATTTAGGGCCATCCTTGATGTTACTTGAAGCTCTTTGACATCTTTTATCATAGCCTCCATTCATATTATTTTAGGTTTCCCTTTTTTCTGCATTTATCAACTCAAATTAAAGTATCTCTTATGATTTGAGCCTAAGCAGATCTTCATTATAAATGCCTATTACCATCTTCATTGATTCCCAGTCACTTTGTCCTTAGTTTGTGCAACTCTTCTAGCTCCTCTCACATATTGAATTCTTACTTTAGTCTTCCTATTTATACGACATATTCATCTTAACATTCTTACTTTAGTTTTCCCGAACCCTCTTTATTACTTAATACTTTGAGCAATGGGACACTGCTAAGATATGCATCGATCACATAACACCAAGGCATATATTCATCGCATTGAACTAGTTCTAATTATATAACATATGTTTTCATCTATCTCTTTgttattttatataataaagACCAAATAACAAAAATCAGTCGCTTTATACTACCTCTTGTCCATCAATCTTAATTGAGGccttatcttttttctttttttgtatttCCAATAAAGTTGCATTCCATatactttatttttgttttgctGATTTTTAAACATTTCTCCTCTAAAGCTTAGTtccataaatataattttgtactaATCTAGATTTTTCTTATTAATTGACGTTATATGGTCCATGCATAATATCCCCCATTATACATCTTTTTGAACATTAATAATAAGTTAAAGGATTATACAACCTTAACTATTCTAGAAAGCTTCTGTTTGTGTTTGAAAATGGCTTTTggtcttttagttttctttagAAGCTGCTTTCTAAATTAGAAGTTGCTGCTATGAGGATCCTGTTTGAAAATTGTCTACTTTTTGTTGCATGTGGAGCACCCTGTGCTCTTATTTCTTAATTAACTCGGTACTCATTTCTTGCCATCTGAACtgagaaattattattattttttttatgcagcCTCATTTGGTACTGGGGttgatatctcaaattataaaggTACACACTggaactctctctctcctcctccctccatcCCTCCTTGCTCAACAGCAGTTGTTTGCGATCTTTAATTGAAGTGATTCAATGTTCTGAAAAGAGGGTTATTATAAGAAGAATTGATGGTTTCATTTGAGCATTGCAACTTTGATGGCTCAGGTCATGCAAGCAATAGGCTAaaatagttgttctctctgGAAAGAGAGAACCTTATATATACAGTATGTATGATGATATATCAAGAATCCAGTAATGTACTTGACTGACCGGGTGACCAATAATCAGATACAACTGTTAGCGGATCTTAACCTCAAGAAGACACCTCAATTGGTAGAGTTGGTGGATGACAGCAAGGTCACGTAACAGTaaccttttttttctgttttttggaTGCCTATAACATAGCATTATAGGATAATTATGTAACTTATAATGCTGGTATGTGATATGCAGGATGTGGAAGAACTGATGAGCTTGGCACCAGAAAAAATGCTACTGAAATGGATGAATTTTCATCTCAAGAAAGCAGGTTACAAGAAAACTGTAACAAATTTTTCTTCTGATGTTAAGGTACATACCAGAATTTGAATTAGAAGATTTTGTATCATTTTTTCTCCTTCAGTTATGCGCACCATGTTGACCTCACTAACAATGTTCCTAAAATATATTAGAAGATAGAGTAAATCATACGCGCATAGTGACAGCAACATTATCATTGAAATGCCATGATCCAGAAAACTTTTAATTCAGGTTTTAATATTGCATTCATGCTGGAACCCTTTGAGTTCAGATTAATGTTTATACTTACATGAATCCTGCTCGTGCGTGGACACTTTTGAAAGCTTATCATTTCCCAACAAATCCTAGTCCTGTTTTTTATGCGAGAGGATCAAAAAAACATCATGGGAGAGGGACTTATGGTGATCTGCTGTATTAATGCGCTATTTTTTTCCTGACCAGGAGTGTTAAGTACATGGGTGCTTCTGTTCTGAGTTCTGACAAATCGATACTTCTATTCTGTTATAACTAAAATGATGTCTCTCATACAGATAATTTACAATAGGACTTTTTTGAGAGCATCTTTATCATTTTATGGCTGTAAATTCGTGCCACATTGGATATGATCATAGATCTTCTGTCATCAAGAGCAGCATTTCTGTTTTTGCTaaaaacttatatttggtttctggTAATTAATATTATTAAGGAAGCAAGTCAGATGTCTCGAAGAaggtaataaaaagaaaaatattttaaaatggaAAAGGAACAGACTATTCTGCTCTGCAATTGACAATTGTGAACATCAATGACATTCTAAGATATATAATTCCTCGTccatcaaaaaatttaaaatttacagCTGTAACATTGGAGATTCTTTTCTACCTCTAAAGCTCCTTTAGGTGTATGTTCTGTTCCATATGATGGCACTATGTTTGTAGAATTTGATCAATTATTTgtacattgaaataaatttggtGATATTTTTTAAACAGCAACTTTGTTGACTCATTTCATTTGTCAACCTGGAGAATTTGATAGACACGTTTATCGAGTGAGATAGTTGCTTTTCTAACCATCATGGAGTACTGCTCTTGCATGTACATGTGATTAATGTTTCTCTTCTTGGGATTTTCTTCTCATTCCTTTCTCTTTCCGTTATGCATCCGTTAGTTATTACAATGTTTTCTTTATCTCACAAATGCATATACTTACAGGATGGAGAGGCTTATGCTTACCTTCTCAATGCTCTTGCTCCCGAACTTTGTAGCACAGCCACCTTGGATACCAAGGATCCTAATGAGAGGGCAAAAATGGTACTGGACCAAGCAGAGAAATTGGATTGCAAAAGATATTTATCTCCAAAGGACATTGTTGAAGGCTCTCCTAATCTGAATCTTACATTTGTAGCACAAATATTCCAGCACAGGCAAGAActtgcttttcctttttccctttatACATTGTGCATTGTAAAGGGCTCCATTGATTGTTTATGAGTGGTTTATTGCATTTCATTGGAATAATATAGTAAATATATTAAACTAATGGAGACATTTTAAAACAATAGTTTATTCTTCCTTTTTGGTTTTAGTTTTGCCGTTGGTTTTCATTTGATGTCAAATTCTCTGGCTGGCAAGTTCATGTCCTTTTGCTACTTCCATTTAAGTTTGCTATTGTCTTTCTGTCCTTGCTTCTTAATCAATCCAAGGTGATTTTTAGACTCCCAAAATTGTTTTCTAGTTTCAATGCATTTGCTCAGATTTAGAATAtgaaagaactcaaataaaaaaataagctcatattatgaaaattttgtttaCAGATTGACTTCTCAATTAAAGAAGATACATCCTCAATTTTTGATGGAGAAGTAATgaaaaagaaggaaacaggGAACAAGAATAGACAATTTATATGTTCACTTATTTTTGAAGATTTACAACAACATTTTTCTTTCAAAGACCTAAAAGATACCCTTGTGGTAAAAGGAGTCTTTTAAAGACTTACATTACAAAAATAATCATAAGATCTTAGTTTAGATTGCTTTGATGGCCAGAAGAAAAATGGCAAACAGGAAGAATAGAGGCCCAAAATGCTGTTTGGTTACCTACGATCTGGGG
Proteins encoded in this window:
- the LOC120104929 gene encoding fimbrin-5-like isoform X2 produces the protein MSAAGVLVSDPGLQSQFTQVELRGLKSKESGPVKLGDLPPMMVKLKGLNELLTEQEITAILGESYPDTNKDIDFESFLRVYLNLQARAADKLGSTKNSSSFLKATTTTLLHTINESEKASYVAHINSYLGEDSFLKKYLPLDPASNDLFNLVRDGVLLCKLINVAVPGTIDERAINTKRVLNPWERNENHTLCLNSAKAIGCTVVNIGTQDLVEGRPHLVLGLISQIIKIQLLADLNLKKTPQLVELVDDSKDVEELMSLAPEKMLLKWMNFHLKKAGYKKTVTNFSSDVKDGEAYAYLLNALAPELCSTATLDTKDPNERAKMVLDQAEKLDCKRYLSPKDIVEGSPNLNLTFVAQIFQHRNGLSADSKKVSLAEMMPDDIQVSREERAFRLWINSLGTAIYVNNLFEDVRNGWVLLEVLDKVSPGSVNWKQATKPPIKMPFRKVENCNQVIKIGKELNFSLVNVAGNDIVQGNKKLILAYLWQLMRSNILQLLKNLRCHSQGKEVSDADILSWANNKVKKSGKTSQMESFKDKSLSNGIFFLELLSAVKPRVVNWKLVTKGEDDEQKKLNAQYIISVARKLGCSIFLLPEDIMEVNQKMILTLTASIMYWSLQQPAEDSEALSETTEPAVEVSEPST
- the LOC120104929 gene encoding fimbrin-5-like isoform X1; the protein is MSAAGVLVSDPGLQSQFTQVELRGLKSKFLSAKESGPVKLGDLPPMMVKLKGLNELLTEQEITAILGESYPDTNKDIDFESFLRVYLNLQARAADKLGSTKNSSSFLKATTTTLLHTINESEKASYVAHINSYLGEDSFLKKYLPLDPASNDLFNLVRDGVLLCKLINVAVPGTIDERAINTKRVLNPWERNENHTLCLNSAKAIGCTVVNIGTQDLVEGRPHLVLGLISQIIKIQLLADLNLKKTPQLVELVDDSKDVEELMSLAPEKMLLKWMNFHLKKAGYKKTVTNFSSDVKDGEAYAYLLNALAPELCSTATLDTKDPNERAKMVLDQAEKLDCKRYLSPKDIVEGSPNLNLTFVAQIFQHRNGLSADSKKVSLAEMMPDDIQVSREERAFRLWINSLGTAIYVNNLFEDVRNGWVLLEVLDKVSPGSVNWKQATKPPIKMPFRKVENCNQVIKIGKELNFSLVNVAGNDIVQGNKKLILAYLWQLMRSNILQLLKNLRCHSQGKEVSDADILSWANNKVKKSGKTSQMESFKDKSLSNGIFFLELLSAVKPRVVNWKLVTKGEDDEQKKLNAQYIISVARKLGCSIFLLPEDIMEVNQKMILTLTASIMYWSLQQPAEDSEALSETTEPAVEVSEPST